One stretch of Zhihengliuella flava DNA includes these proteins:
- a CDS encoding LLM class flavin-dependent oxidoreductase codes for MQIGVFSVSDITTDPTNHTTPSEGERIKAWGQIARKVEEIGMDVFAIGEHHNPPFFSSSPTTTLAHVAAQTERIILSTATTLITTNDPVKIAEDFAMLQHLSDGRADLVLGRGNTAPVYPWFGKNIQDSVELTVENVHLLHRLWNEESVTWQGKHRTPLQSFTSTPRPLDDVAPFVWHGSIRTPQVAEIAAYYGDGFFANNIFWPKEHYQQLIGLYRERFEHYGHGRADQAFVGLGGQFYLAKNSQDAVREFRPYFDNAPVYGHGPSLEDFTDQTPLTVGSPQQVIEKTLSFQEYFGDYHRQLFLIDHAGLPLKTVLHQLDLFGEYVLPELRREYAKRKPADHPDSPTHESLLAARQAGIKPAMMKNAAGPADA; via the coding sequence ATGCAGATTGGCGTTTTCTCGGTCAGCGACATCACGACTGACCCGACCAACCACACCACCCCCTCCGAGGGCGAGCGCATCAAGGCGTGGGGGCAGATCGCCCGCAAGGTCGAAGAGATCGGCATGGACGTCTTCGCCATTGGCGAGCACCACAATCCGCCGTTCTTCTCGTCCTCGCCCACCACCACGCTGGCGCACGTGGCCGCGCAGACCGAGCGCATCATCCTCTCCACTGCGACGACTCTGATCACCACCAATGACCCGGTCAAGATCGCCGAGGATTTTGCGATGCTGCAACACCTCTCCGATGGCCGCGCAGACTTGGTGCTCGGCCGCGGAAACACCGCGCCGGTGTACCCGTGGTTCGGCAAGAACATCCAAGACTCCGTCGAGCTGACCGTGGAAAACGTCCACCTGTTGCACCGATTGTGGAACGAGGAATCAGTCACCTGGCAGGGTAAGCACCGCACCCCGCTCCAAAGCTTCACCTCGACGCCCCGCCCGCTCGACGACGTCGCACCCTTCGTGTGGCACGGCTCCATCCGTACGCCACAGGTCGCCGAGATCGCGGCCTATTACGGCGACGGATTCTTTGCCAACAACATCTTTTGGCCCAAGGAGCACTACCAGCAGCTCATCGGCCTCTACCGAGAGCGGTTTGAGCACTACGGCCACGGGCGCGCCGACCAGGCGTTCGTCGGCCTCGGCGGTCAGTTCTATCTGGCAAAGAATTCCCAGGATGCGGTGCGTGAGTTCCGGCCCTACTTTGACAACGCCCCGGTCTATGGCCACGGCCCATCGCTCGAGGACTTTACCGACCAAACCCCGCTGACGGTGGGAAGCCCGCAACAGGTCATTGAAAAGACCCTGTCTTTTCAGGAGTACTTCGGGGACTACCACCGGCAGCTCTTCCTCATCGATCACGCCGGATTGCCGCTGAAGACGGTCCTGCATCAGTTGGACCTCTTCGGCGAGTACGTTCTGCCCGAGCTGCGCCGGGAATACGCCAAGCGCAAGCCGGCTGACCACCCGGACTCGCCCACGCACGAGTCCCTGCTCGCAGCCCGGCAGGCCGGCATCAAGCCGGCCATGATGAAGAACGCCGCGGGGCCCGCCGATGCCTGA
- a CDS encoding L-aspartate oxidase: MNLPQHVSLIVVGSGIAGLYAAVCAAEHAQRHRTALPLLVTKDRLQDSNTWYAQGGIAAVSPDSVAAGDSIAAHIEDTLAAGAQAGHPAAVDVLCRESWQDVHRLIALGTDFDRDGDRYALGLEGAHRYARILHHGGDATGAGIARTLIAACRQAEANGHLHIATEAFATEVVTRGGAATGVRLAVHGQPPVEVGSNAVLLATGGIGQAFAATTNPRGATGDGAALAWRAGARLADAEFVQFHPTLVDTSALTGRLPADRPALMVTEAVRGDGALLVDGTGTRFMPAIDARAELAPRDVVARAIHHARRTTGACWLDARPVERQRGTGYLAHRFPQLVAGLQHFDVDPAREPIPVTEAQHYWMGGVATNLDGATEVPGLFAVGETAHTGAHGANRLASNSLTEALVFARRAVASALAGPPLGTPGEQRSEPAPRAPGSPADSSAVTGQLVTAELARHVQEIASAELGVVRSAAGLRRALTELNRLRAIADARVAAASGVDRAASELANRALVASLIAEAALARTDSLGAHCRLDATMDQEKVHEHLSHA; the protein is encoded by the coding sequence ATGAATCTGCCGCAGCACGTCAGTCTCATCGTCGTGGGCTCGGGGATCGCGGGCCTGTACGCTGCCGTGTGCGCCGCCGAGCACGCCCAGCGGCACCGGACGGCGCTGCCGCTGCTGGTGACGAAGGACCGGTTACAGGACTCCAATACGTGGTACGCCCAAGGCGGGATTGCCGCGGTCAGCCCAGACTCCGTCGCCGCGGGAGACAGTATTGCGGCGCACATCGAGGACACGCTCGCCGCTGGCGCGCAGGCGGGTCACCCCGCCGCCGTGGACGTCCTGTGCCGGGAAAGTTGGCAGGACGTGCACCGCCTGATCGCCCTCGGGACGGACTTTGACCGCGACGGCGACCGGTACGCCCTCGGGCTCGAAGGGGCCCACCGCTACGCGCGCATTCTGCACCACGGTGGTGACGCGACCGGGGCTGGCATCGCCCGGACGCTGATCGCTGCCTGCCGGCAGGCTGAAGCCAACGGTCATCTGCACATCGCCACGGAGGCGTTCGCCACGGAGGTGGTGACCCGTGGCGGCGCCGCCACGGGCGTTCGCCTCGCCGTCCACGGCCAGCCTCCCGTCGAGGTCGGATCCAACGCGGTCTTGTTGGCCACCGGAGGAATCGGTCAAGCGTTTGCCGCCACCACCAATCCTCGGGGGGCCACGGGCGACGGCGCCGCCCTCGCTTGGCGCGCCGGGGCTCGACTGGCTGATGCCGAATTCGTCCAGTTCCACCCGACCCTCGTCGATACGTCCGCGCTCACCGGACGATTACCCGCAGATCGTCCCGCGCTCATGGTGACCGAAGCGGTGCGCGGCGATGGGGCCCTCCTCGTGGATGGCACCGGAACTCGCTTCATGCCCGCCATCGATGCGCGCGCGGAACTGGCCCCGCGAGACGTCGTGGCACGCGCCATCCACCACGCGCGGCGGACCACGGGAGCCTGTTGGCTCGACGCGCGTCCCGTTGAGCGTCAACGAGGGACCGGCTACCTGGCCCACCGGTTTCCTCAACTGGTTGCTGGCCTGCAACACTTCGACGTCGATCCCGCCCGCGAGCCGATCCCCGTGACGGAGGCCCAGCATTATTGGATGGGCGGAGTCGCCACGAACCTCGACGGTGCCACGGAAGTCCCCGGCCTCTTTGCCGTGGGGGAAACAGCGCACACCGGCGCGCACGGTGCCAACCGGCTCGCCTCGAACTCGCTGACCGAGGCCCTCGTTTTTGCCCGCCGGGCGGTCGCCTCCGCGCTCGCCGGCCCGCCGCTCGGCACGCCGGGTGAGCAACGATCCGAGCCAGCCCCCAGAGCGCCGGGATCACCGGCCGACAGCTCGGCCGTGACGGGCCAGCTCGTCACGGCCGAGCTGGCCCGTCACGTCCAGGAGATCGCTTCCGCGGAACTGGGCGTGGTGCGCAGCGCCGCGGGGTTGCGGCGAGCTCTGACGGAGCTGAACCGCCTGCGGGCCATCGCTGACGCTCGCGTCGCGGCAGCGAGCGGCGTGGACCGCGCGGCGTCCGAGCTGGCCAACCGTGCCCTTGTCGCCAGCCTCATTGCCGAGGCTGCGTTGGCCAGAACCGATTCCCTCGGGGCCCATTGCCGCCTCGACGCCACCATGGATCAGGAGAAAGTACATGAGCACCTGTCCCACGCCTAG
- a CDS encoding ABC transporter substrate-binding protein, which translates to MPLSLDPAVVTDTESHRVTRQIFEGLVGVDPASGEPRPLLATKWNVSGDGLTYRFTIREGVTFHDGSELTADVVVHNFERWASLTEDPDSNDALSFNAVFHHRASELPAPNAEAPSLGDLTDSILNESPEIPDSIAEGESYFAGCHAEDAHTFVLELNAPLTGLVQALTIPGLAMAAVGSTAEQPLGSGPYEFVETGDGRYSLARFADHWGGTEGVETVEFRVLRDGPSRLRSLLNGSLDGYDAVTTREMRELVRSGQQILQRDPFSVLYLGMNQSSGPLADVLVRRAVSHAIRRNDLLADHFIAGSEEARSFLPPSLGVENPHSYYAYDLDEAQRLLEEADYDGEEIEFLYPLNVTRGYLPLPELTYAVLAAQLTEAGFKIKPVPLGWSDGYLEAIYSQEHTGFHLLGWSGSYRDPDHFLSSIFASAELQFGYDSSRLRRHIASARSMPDSAERTALYGAISELIAQDLPALPLAYPISALTVTPSVTTYPVSPVLDEVIDNVRMTTS; encoded by the coding sequence ATGCCTCTCTCGCTCGATCCTGCCGTCGTCACGGACACGGAATCTCACCGCGTAACGCGGCAGATTTTTGAAGGCCTCGTGGGCGTGGATCCGGCCAGCGGCGAGCCCCGCCCCCTGCTCGCCACCAAGTGGAACGTCTCTGGCGACGGCCTCACGTATCGGTTCACCATTCGCGAGGGCGTGACCTTCCACGATGGCAGCGAGCTGACAGCCGACGTCGTCGTGCATAATTTCGAGCGATGGGCCAGCCTCACCGAGGATCCCGACTCGAACGACGCTCTCTCCTTCAACGCCGTCTTCCATCATCGGGCCAGCGAGCTCCCAGCACCGAACGCGGAGGCCCCCTCGCTCGGAGATCTGACCGACTCCATCTTGAACGAGTCCCCCGAGATCCCCGATTCGATCGCTGAGGGCGAGAGCTACTTCGCGGGGTGCCACGCCGAGGACGCCCACACGTTTGTCTTGGAACTGAACGCACCGCTGACCGGACTCGTGCAGGCGCTCACCATTCCTGGCCTGGCTATGGCCGCTGTAGGTTCCACCGCGGAACAGCCTCTGGGCAGCGGACCTTACGAATTCGTCGAGACTGGGGACGGGCGGTACAGCCTCGCTCGATTCGCTGATCATTGGGGCGGTACTGAGGGCGTGGAAACGGTTGAGTTCCGCGTCCTCCGTGACGGCCCCTCACGGCTGCGCTCGTTGCTTAATGGTTCGTTGGACGGGTACGACGCCGTCACGACCCGTGAGATGCGGGAGCTCGTCCGCTCAGGACAGCAGATTTTGCAACGAGATCCCTTCTCCGTGCTGTACCTCGGGATGAACCAGTCCTCCGGACCGCTGGCCGACGTCCTGGTGCGCCGGGCGGTCTCGCATGCCATCCGTCGCAACGACCTTTTGGCTGACCACTTCATTGCCGGCTCCGAGGAAGCGCGGTCCTTCCTTCCGCCGAGCCTGGGCGTGGAGAACCCCCACTCGTACTATGCCTACGATCTCGATGAGGCCCAGCGGCTTCTCGAAGAGGCCGACTACGACGGCGAAGAGATCGAGTTCCTGTACCCCTTGAACGTCACGCGTGGCTACCTCCCGCTGCCGGAGCTGACCTATGCCGTTCTTGCGGCCCAGCTCACAGAGGCTGGGTTCAAGATCAAACCTGTCCCGCTCGGCTGGTCCGACGGCTACCTCGAGGCCATTTATTCTCAGGAGCACACGGGCTTTCACCTGCTGGGCTGGTCTGGCTCGTACCGGGACCCGGATCACTTCCTCAGTTCCATCTTCGCCTCCGCCGAACTGCAATTCGGGTATGACTCCTCGCGGCTGCGACGTCACATCGCTTCGGCCCGTTCGATGCCGGATTCGGCCGAACGCACCGCGCTCTATGGTGCGATCAGCGAGCTGATAGCTCAGGATCTGCCCGCCTTGCCACTGGCTTATCCGATCTCCGCGCTGACGGTCACCCCTTCGGTCACCACCTACCCGGTCAGCCCTGTGCTGGACGAGGTCATCGACAACGTGAGGATGACCACAAGCTAG
- a CDS encoding NUDIX hydrolase, with product MDHLNVSERAAVSPEVAVSTVIFSLRRSTCEPSASAQLWIPLVRRTREPYRGQWALPGGPLAAHQSLQGAAAENLRTTTGLVPRYLEQLYTFGGVDRSPTQRVVTIAYWALVREDESGGDALFGTAWGARTVSSQIRDDPNVAWFPVDSPQVREGLAFDHSNIVDYALWRLRNKVTYGQIANRFVGETFTLGQVREVYEAVLGRRLDPANFRRQLMGAAGLEDTGEYLHGVKHRPPKLYRYVEPEPRAEQSEAEQTTNPSGTRPLAQEGSRA from the coding sequence ATGGACCATCTGAATGTCTCGGAGCGGGCGGCCGTGAGCCCGGAGGTCGCGGTGTCGACCGTGATCTTCTCGCTGCGCCGCAGCACTTGCGAGCCATCGGCCTCGGCTCAACTCTGGATTCCTTTGGTACGCAGGACCCGCGAGCCGTACCGCGGTCAATGGGCCCTGCCGGGGGGACCGCTCGCGGCCCACCAATCGCTGCAAGGTGCCGCCGCGGAGAACCTCCGCACGACGACGGGACTCGTGCCCCGCTACCTAGAACAGCTCTACACGTTCGGCGGTGTGGACCGCTCGCCAACACAGCGAGTGGTCACGATTGCCTATTGGGCTCTCGTGCGCGAGGACGAGAGCGGCGGAGATGCTCTCTTCGGCACGGCGTGGGGTGCGCGGACCGTCAGCTCCCAAATCCGTGACGACCCCAACGTGGCGTGGTTCCCCGTGGACTCTCCTCAGGTGCGGGAGGGCCTTGCCTTTGATCACTCGAACATCGTGGACTACGCGCTATGGCGGCTGCGCAACAAGGTCACCTATGGCCAGATTGCTAATCGCTTCGTGGGGGAGACCTTCACGCTCGGCCAGGTCCGCGAGGTCTACGAAGCGGTCTTGGGCCGGCGCCTCGACCCGGCGAACTTTCGGCGCCAGCTCATGGGTGCGGCGGGACTCGAGGACACCGGCGAATATCTCCACGGTGTCAAACACCGCCCGCCCAAGCTCTACCGCTACGTCGAGCCGGAGCCACGTGCAGAGCAGTCGGAAGCAGAACAGACCACAAACCCGAGCGGCACCCGCCCGCTCGCCCAGGAAGGAAGCCGCGCATGA
- a CDS encoding MarR family winged helix-turn-helix transcriptional regulator, which produces MRETAEAWEALFRCQVTIMRQLITLPEFKQLGMREYDVLFNLRRAPDCGVRLGDLNEHLLLSQPSLSRMIDRLVARGLVERGPDPADARAILITLTPEGARMQQEIGRAHVRHINEVMAQGLDREELEQLRGLTQRLADAITDE; this is translated from the coding sequence GTGCGCGAAACAGCGGAGGCCTGGGAGGCCCTCTTCCGCTGTCAGGTCACCATCATGCGTCAGCTCATCACGCTGCCCGAGTTCAAGCAGCTCGGGATGCGCGAATACGATGTGCTCTTTAATCTGCGCCGCGCCCCCGACTGCGGAGTCCGGCTCGGCGACCTCAACGAGCACCTGCTCCTCAGTCAGCCCAGCTTGTCCCGCATGATCGATCGGCTGGTCGCCCGCGGCCTCGTCGAACGTGGGCCTGACCCGGCTGATGCCCGGGCCATCCTCATCACCTTGACCCCGGAGGGCGCGCGCATGCAGCAGGAAATCGGGCGCGCTCACGTCAGGCACATTAACGAGGTCATGGCTCAGGGGCTAGATCGGGAAGAACTCGAGCAACTCCGCGGCCTCACCCAGCGCCTCGCCGACGCCATCACCGACGAATAA
- the nadC gene encoding carboxylating nicotinate-nucleotide diphosphorylase: MSTCPTPSGTHAWHAPRPVARAVVERVVAAALDEDAPAGDVTADVLIPADAEATGHVVAREPGVCSGLAAFAEAMRQVNPAAIVQPVAADGDAFERGQTLATVTGPARALLTGERVGLNLLQRLSGIATATAGLVKAVGDARSAAGERIRVADTRKTTPGLRALERYAVRCGGGFNHRDNLSEAVMAKDNHLALLGTGPALTEALRAAKRRLGHTVHFEVEIDSLDQLESVVAAGVDTVMLDNFTLADLAAGVRAVRGRCLVEASGNISRATIADVAATGVDVISSGALTHSVRAIDLGLDFEVSTSAGHR; this comes from the coding sequence ATGAGCACCTGTCCCACGCCTAGCGGAACTCACGCGTGGCACGCGCCACGGCCGGTAGCGCGCGCCGTCGTCGAACGCGTTGTTGCGGCCGCATTGGACGAAGACGCACCAGCGGGGGATGTGACCGCTGACGTGCTGATCCCCGCCGATGCCGAGGCCACGGGGCACGTGGTCGCCCGCGAACCGGGCGTCTGTTCCGGGCTAGCCGCGTTCGCCGAGGCGATGCGGCAGGTCAACCCCGCCGCCATCGTGCAGCCCGTGGCGGCGGACGGGGATGCGTTCGAGCGCGGTCAGACGTTGGCCACGGTGACCGGACCTGCCCGCGCGCTCCTCACCGGTGAGCGCGTGGGTCTTAACCTGCTCCAACGCTTGAGCGGGATCGCCACGGCGACCGCGGGCTTGGTCAAGGCGGTGGGAGACGCGCGGTCGGCGGCCGGCGAACGCATCCGGGTTGCAGACACCCGGAAAACGACGCCGGGGCTTCGCGCGTTGGAACGGTACGCGGTGCGCTGCGGCGGCGGGTTCAATCATCGGGACAACCTGTCGGAAGCGGTTATGGCCAAGGACAATCACCTCGCGCTGCTCGGCACCGGCCCCGCCCTGACGGAAGCGCTGCGCGCCGCCAAGCGTCGCCTGGGGCACACCGTGCACTTCGAGGTCGAGATCGATTCCCTCGATCAGCTGGAATCCGTGGTCGCCGCCGGGGTGGACACGGTGATGCTCGACAATTTCACGCTCGCGGATCTCGCCGCGGGAGTACGCGCGGTGCGAGGTCGATGCCTCGTGGAAGCCTCGGGGAACATCTCGCGAGCGACGATCGCCGACGTGGCCGCGACGGGGGTGGACGTGATTTCTTCGGGCGCGCTCACCCACAGCGTCCGCGCCATTGACTTGGGGCTCGACTTCGAGGTCAGCACCAGCGCGGGGCATCGATGA
- the nadA gene encoding quinolinate synthase NadA, producing the protein MSSVNVTIQSRVSATDATGGTCTPDLARSPWNFDVGSPAYGPGSSMDDVAPATTPRQGSIPAEYREASDAELAERIRAAKSTLGDDVVILGHFYQRDEVVEHADFVGDSFQLANAALTRQDARHIVFCGVHFMAETADILSRDDQSVILPNLAAGCSMADMADTDSVEECWEQLMELYADEDGDQAPVIPVTYMNSSAALKAFVGRHGGIVCTSSNATTVLNWAFARGRRVLFFPDQHLGRNTAKALGVPLDQMPLWNPRRALGGNEAATLRAARVILWHGFCSVHKRFTVGQIDAARQQYPNARVIVHPECPMEVVDAADAAGSTDFIRKDVAAATEPTVFAIGTEINMVNRLADEYPQHTIFCLDPVICPCSTMYRIHPGYLAWVLEELVAGRVVNQITVDPQSTREAKIALRRMLDAKP; encoded by the coding sequence ATGAGCAGCGTCAACGTCACGATCCAGAGCCGCGTCTCGGCGACAGACGCCACGGGGGGCACCTGCACCCCAGATTTGGCCCGCTCACCGTGGAACTTTGACGTCGGGTCGCCGGCCTACGGGCCGGGCTCGTCGATGGACGACGTCGCCCCCGCCACCACCCCTCGCCAGGGCAGCATTCCCGCGGAGTATCGTGAGGCGAGTGACGCGGAGCTGGCCGAGCGGATCCGCGCCGCCAAGTCCACCTTGGGGGACGACGTCGTCATCTTGGGGCACTTTTACCAACGGGACGAAGTGGTAGAGCACGCGGACTTCGTGGGCGATTCCTTCCAACTCGCTAACGCCGCCCTCACGCGCCAGGACGCCCGGCACATCGTGTTTTGCGGGGTCCACTTCATGGCGGAAACCGCAGACATTCTTTCCCGCGATGACCAGTCGGTTATTCTGCCGAACCTTGCTGCCGGTTGCTCGATGGCCGATATGGCCGACACGGACAGCGTCGAGGAGTGCTGGGAGCAGCTCATGGAGCTCTACGCCGACGAAGACGGCGATCAGGCCCCGGTGATTCCGGTGACCTACATGAACTCCTCCGCGGCGCTCAAGGCCTTCGTGGGCCGTCACGGCGGCATCGTGTGTACGTCCTCGAACGCCACCACCGTGCTCAACTGGGCGTTCGCACGCGGGCGGCGCGTCTTGTTCTTTCCCGACCAGCATCTGGGGCGCAACACGGCCAAGGCACTCGGCGTACCGCTGGATCAGATGCCGCTCTGGAACCCGCGGCGGGCCCTCGGCGGCAACGAGGCCGCCACGCTGCGTGCCGCTCGCGTGATTCTGTGGCACGGTTTTTGCTCCGTTCACAAGCGCTTCACGGTGGGCCAGATCGATGCGGCGCGCCAGCAATACCCGAACGCTCGGGTGATTGTTCATCCGGAATGCCCTATGGAGGTCGTCGACGCGGCCGACGCGGCGGGCTCGACGGACTTTATTCGCAAGGACGTCGCCGCTGCTACCGAGCCAACGGTGTTCGCCATCGGTACCGAAATCAATATGGTCAATCGGCTCGCCGACGAGTATCCCCAGCACACGATCTTTTGCCTCGATCCGGTCATCTGCCCCTGTTCCACTATGTACCGCATTCACCCGGGCTACCTCGCGTGGGTCCTCGAGGAACTGGTGGCAGGGCGCGTCGTCAACCAGATCACGGTCGACCCCCAGTCGACGCGCGAGGCGAAGATCGCCCTGAGGCGCATGCTCGACGCGAAGCCATGA
- a CDS encoding malate:quinone oxidoreductase — MPVPATPVTQNLDVALIGGGVMSATLGTLLKQLEPQWTISLFENLDEAGLESSGPWNNAGTGHSALCELNYTPAAADGSVDPAKAVGINEQFQVSRQFFSYMVDQGLIGSPKTFINPLPHMSFVIGDEHSAYLKTRYEALRSQPLFADIEHTEDLSTIDAWAPLVAEGRDESQRVAASRITSGTDVDFGSLTRQLTQYLASAGVELHFGHKVVSLSRDGARWNIDVKNNATGEKSRVSAKFVFVGAGGGALALLQSAGINEIKGFGGFPVSGQFLRNTSEDTIARHHAKVYGQASVGAPPMSVPHLDTRFVDGKRSLMFGPYAGFSTNFLKSGSYLDLPLSIRPHNIGPMLRAGVDNLGLTKYLISEVLKSRGQKDEALRQYFPQAVSDEWELITAGQRVQVIKKDPTKGGILQFGTEVITSADGTISGLLGASPGASIAAPVMIEVLRRCFPSRFSGWESTLTEIIPSFGRKLNEDPALLAEVTAATNTSLQLSS, encoded by the coding sequence ATGCCTGTGCCCGCCACACCCGTCACCCAGAACCTCGATGTCGCCTTGATCGGTGGTGGCGTCATGTCCGCCACGCTCGGTACCTTGCTCAAGCAGTTGGAGCCCCAGTGGACGATCAGCCTCTTCGAAAACTTGGACGAGGCCGGCCTTGAGTCGTCCGGCCCATGGAACAACGCGGGCACGGGGCATTCGGCGCTGTGCGAGCTGAACTACACGCCCGCCGCAGCCGATGGCAGCGTGGATCCCGCCAAGGCCGTCGGTATCAACGAACAGTTTCAGGTCTCCCGTCAGTTCTTCTCCTACATGGTGGATCAGGGCCTGATCGGCTCACCGAAGACGTTCATCAACCCACTGCCACACATGAGTTTCGTCATCGGCGACGAGCACTCCGCGTACCTCAAGACGCGCTACGAGGCCTTGCGTTCCCAGCCGCTCTTCGCGGACATCGAGCACACCGAGGACCTCTCCACCATTGACGCGTGGGCTCCTCTCGTCGCGGAAGGGCGAGACGAGTCCCAACGCGTGGCCGCCTCGCGCATCACCTCCGGAACCGACGTCGACTTCGGCTCCCTGACCCGTCAATTGACGCAGTACCTCGCCTCCGCCGGCGTCGAATTGCACTTCGGCCACAAGGTCGTGAGCCTGAGCCGCGACGGGGCACGTTGGAACATCGACGTCAAGAACAACGCGACGGGCGAGAAGTCTCGGGTCTCAGCAAAGTTCGTCTTCGTGGGCGCCGGCGGCGGTGCCCTCGCCCTGCTGCAATCCGCGGGGATCAATGAGATCAAGGGCTTCGGCGGCTTCCCCGTCTCCGGCCAGTTCCTGCGCAACACGAGCGAGGACACGATCGCGCGCCATCACGCCAAGGTGTACGGCCAGGCATCGGTCGGTGCCCCGCCTATGTCCGTTCCCCACCTCGACACCCGGTTTGTCGACGGCAAACGCTCGCTGATGTTCGGGCCGTACGCAGGCTTCTCGACGAACTTCCTGAAATCAGGTTCGTACTTGGACCTACCGCTGTCCATTCGCCCGCACAACATCGGCCCGATGCTCCGCGCCGGCGTCGACAATCTGGGCCTGACGAAGTACCTGATTTCCGAGGTCCTCAAGTCCCGCGGCCAGAAGGATGAGGCCTTGCGGCAGTACTTCCCCCAGGCTGTGTCCGACGAGTGGGAACTCATCACGGCGGGCCAACGCGTCCAGGTCATCAAGAAGGACCCCACCAAGGGCGGCATCTTGCAGTTCGGCACCGAGGTCATCACCAGCGCAGACGGGACCATCTCCGGCCTGCTGGGAGCATCGCCGGGCGCCTCGATTGCTGCTCCCGTCATGATCGAGGTTCTTCGCCGGTGCTTCCCCTCCCGGTTCTCCGGCTGGGAGTCCACTCTCACCGAAATCATCCCGAGCTTTGGCCGCAAGCTCAACGAGGATCCGGCCCTCTTGGCCGAGGTCACCGCAGCCACCAATACGTCGCTCCAGCTAAGCTCCTAG
- a CDS encoding cysteine desulfurase family protein yields the protein MIYMDAAATTAVNQEILQTIWPLLSHDFGNPSSRHELGASAARALDYARGTAADALGVRGSDVVFTSGGTEANNLALKGLALAAPRGKHLVISQIEHSSIHRAAEDLERLHGFDVSVVGVDASGVVDPADVQRVLRADTTLVSVMAANNEVGTVQPISRIAAVAKDAGALMHTDAVQAAAWLDVPQLAAQVDALSISGHKLGGLKGAGVLMVRARHELVSQISGGGQERGRRSGTENVAGAVATALALKNAVVATAEDDGTAQRFAEYLRDGVVRGVGERALPTGDPHQRVPGIVSFCFPGTSGEAVLLELERRGVLCSSGSACHADSEEPSPVLLAMGFSPDVALTSVRLSFSRGVKEAEITQTVRAVVAAVNAVAGT from the coding sequence ATGATCTACATGGATGCGGCCGCCACGACGGCGGTGAACCAAGAGATTCTGCAGACGATCTGGCCCCTGCTCAGCCACGACTTTGGTAATCCATCAAGTCGACACGAACTCGGCGCCTCCGCGGCCCGTGCTCTGGACTACGCCCGCGGTACGGCGGCCGACGCGCTCGGTGTGCGCGGATCCGACGTCGTCTTTACCTCCGGCGGAACGGAGGCGAATAATCTCGCCCTGAAGGGGCTGGCGTTGGCCGCACCCCGCGGCAAGCATCTGGTGATCTCGCAGATCGAGCACTCGTCGATTCACCGCGCTGCGGAGGACCTCGAGCGCCTGCACGGGTTCGACGTGTCCGTCGTCGGCGTGGACGCGTCCGGCGTTGTGGACCCGGCGGACGTCCAGCGCGTTCTGCGGGCCGACACCACGCTGGTATCCGTCATGGCGGCCAATAACGAGGTCGGCACGGTGCAGCCGATCTCCCGGATTGCGGCAGTCGCCAAAGATGCCGGCGCGCTGATGCACACCGACGCTGTGCAGGCCGCGGCCTGGCTCGACGTACCGCAGCTCGCCGCCCAGGTCGACGCCTTGAGCATCTCCGGGCACAAGCTGGGTGGGCTTAAAGGCGCCGGTGTCCTCATGGTCCGCGCGCGCCACGAGTTGGTTTCGCAGATCTCCGGCGGCGGCCAGGAACGGGGACGCCGGTCCGGCACGGAGAACGTCGCTGGGGCCGTGGCCACCGCCTTGGCGTTGAAAAACGCCGTGGTGGCCACGGCAGAGGACGACGGCACGGCGCAGCGGTTCGCTGAGTACTTGCGCGACGGCGTCGTCCGTGGCGTGGGGGAGCGCGCGCTGCCGACGGGCGACCCGCACCAGCGGGTCCCGGGGATCGTTTCCTTCTGCTTTCCCGGTACCAGTGGCGAAGCAGTCCTCCTCGAGCTGGAGCGCCGGGGAGTGCTGTGCTCATCGGGTTCTGCGTGCCACGCCGACAGCGAGGAACCCTCGCCCGTTCTCTTAGCCATGGGATTCAGCCCCGACGTGGCCCTTACCTCCGTCCGATTGAGCTTCAGCCGCGGGGTGAAGGAGGCTGAGATCACTCAAACGGTCCGCGCCGTCGTCGCAGCCGTCAACGCGGTCGCCGGGACCTAA